In Haliotis asinina isolate JCU_RB_2024 chromosome 11, JCU_Hal_asi_v2, whole genome shotgun sequence, the genomic stretch AGTGTTTGACCCATACTGGCTCTGTTTATTAACTACAAATGGATGGGTGAAGCCCAGAGATCCCAAAGTCTCTCTTCACCCAATTTTGTTCTGCTTACTAACAACAAATAGATAGAGAACACACCGGAGATCATGAAGTATCTCTGCTTCTGTTTATTAACTACAAATGGACACAACTCACCCCAGAGATCCTCAAGTGTCTCTGCCCCCAGGTTCTGCTTATTAACTACGACAGGGTGGGGGTCACCTCATGGATCTTGGTGTCTCTGTGCACCCAATCCCTATCGGATTTATCACGTACGATGGGTTGGGGTGGCACCCCAAATCATGCGTTAACTCACCCCCAAGCCGCTGTTGCCCTGTCTGCTCTCAGCACGTCATACACGTGGAGGTCCTTCAGGAGTCTCCGGCTCTCCTCATCAGCAGCTTCAGGTGATGGAGCTTTATGGAAGTAGATGTATCCCTGGGCCAACTCGTCAGACCCCTCGCCGGACAGGATGACAACTGTGTCCGTCTTCTCGCTGATGTACTTACTGAGAAGGTACAAACCTGGAAATAACACCTACCACGTGACATTCCAATTATTTTATGTAGGAGCGTTGATTTAATATAAGGCAGTGATAATAAACTCAAACCTGGAAGGTTAAACTTTATTTCAATTatgatataatataatgaaaaggtaATCCTATCGGATTAGACGTGTGAAACCAGTGAAGTGAGGAAACTAGCCAAGAGATTGGCTTTGTCAACCTGAAAACATCATCACGTGTTATGATCCGGATTAATCCGCTAATATTGGAAGATTCTAATATCAAAATGCTTAAGGATTTTCTGGTTAGCACTTGCATGTATTTCTACATACATATTGAAGatctgatggtggtgatgtcgTATGTCTCAGTGTGACGAATGACTTCATCAATGGCATTGCAGGCTTCTTGGCATGTGAAGGAAATTTCATGATGTTCAGTGTCCAAATGTCTTGCAACCTTCAAGGAAACATGTGAACCCTCAGATATGTTAACAATACTCAAAATATATGTAGAAGGTAAGCAAGGTCAGGTCCTCTAAGGAGCAGCCATACTTTTTGAAACATTCGCATGGCACGGCTTGTCCGTATAACTTGATGAATACCTGTAGCTGTATTGGCTGAGGTGTTTAGCTCCGCCGTAATGATGTGGCTGGTTCAGCATTCGTTCCTTAACCCAGTGGGGAATGGGGAAATGTAAGGCACAAAGGCTCACCTTCCTAGCTGCCATGATATCCGTTTGCACTCCATGAGAGCATAGAAGGTTTTTGTAAGATAAGATAATGCCCTAACACTCACCTTCCTGGCTGCTATGATATCTGTACTCCCCTCCATGCCAACGGAGAAGGTCTGGATGGGGTAGGACAGTTTCTGTTCCTTGGCATTCTTAACCATCAACGCCGTTACCAGGCTCGAGTCGAGACCACCTTAGGAATGACACAACCAGAAAGTTGCATTCTTTCACCTACCCAGCAAAAGTGCAGTTTCACTGAGGGATATGCTAGAAATTTCCCTTTCCGTGTAGTTTCAGGTTGTCCCTCGTAATTATTTTAATACACTTATTTACTGCAAACAATATGGGAACGTTTCCATTGTTTTATATTGGGTACACAGCCTCGTATATCCAGAGAAAACTAATTAAGGGACGAACGGCTTAATATTCTGGGGTTGGGATTGGTGTGGGGTGGTTTGCAGCTTTCTGGAAACTACATTTTTTTCAAGCAGCTCTGTTTGACCCTAGCGTGTGAACGCAATAACAAAACTATGGATTTTAGCCCGATAGGTAACCACCATTCTTGCACATTTTGCAGGCCAGCTCACCCGACAAAAGACAACCGATCCTTCTGTCGGCCATTAGTCGTTTTTTGACTGCCGCGTCTAACAGTACCCGAATGTTCTTTGACACGTCACTTCCTGTAAAAACAAGATTCTATTTGGAATACAAGACTATGTTACTGTATGCAACATAAGTATTCTGTGCCATTGTTTAAAGATTATACCAGTGGGGCTAATTCTAACTGAATATAAGCAAACCACAACAGTAAGAATTGCGTGGAGCTTCCATGTACGATTAAAGAGTCCGAGACAATATTTACCAATCCTAAAGACTTGACTAAATGGATCGAGTAATTCGTCTTCAATATTTATCTTTATTTTCCGGGTAGAATTCTGTCTTAAAAATATAATCGCCTGGCTTTGCTAAATCAATCAGCCAGCGGACTCATATTCAGTTTGGTTATGTTATTATGTATACGTCAATAAAGGCAAAGTACTGCATGATCCCAGTTTGGACATCTATGTGGTTCGCTGAAAACAAGTCGACCAAGTCATTTCACCAATATAAAACTGAAACTCCCAACTTATGGTAAAACAACTTTGAACAAATTTATGCCAACATATGCGTCCAAAACGCAtaaaaaatgacaatgggcgCAACTAAATGTATTTCAGAAAACAGCCCAAATACTGTAAAATGCCAGTCGTGTAAAGTTATCACTTTGCTAGTTGCGCATTAGCTGATTTATGATACCATTTGCAGTTTGATAACTGAAACGGTttaagtaatgataatgatacaCAATACTGTAACAATATTGATGATAATATCCAAGTATTTGGGGCCCACATTTTGTTGTCCAGGAGTATGAGTCCAAGTGACCCTCAAATACAGAATAGAGGTATATCCCTCATACATTTGCATGTAACAGATTTTGCaaaagttaaatatgttttacttaATTATTGACGGTCAAATATATCCTCTTTTTATACTGTAACTAATATTAAGTTGGAAATTAGTTACAACGGTACTTTTCAGAATGGAGCGTGAATCGTTTTGTAGACTACACAGAGTTTTCACTAACGTGACCATCGCCTACTACAAGCACGCACGTGAGACACCTACCAATTGAGTCTGGAGGGACGGGTGTTTTGTACAGGGGGGTGTCACCAATAAAGTGAAACTGTTTCACTTCCCGGAACGTGGCTCGTCCGTTGTTGTCGAGGTCGTACTGCTCCACTGTACCGGGGGCAACTGGTACGATGTCAGCTGGCTTGTCGCTTACTCCAATTAAACCTATAAATATTATAATCACAATCAGAATACTCAGTAATGCAGATCCAGATTTGGATGAATGTACAGCCAGTACAGGTCACCGATACATTGCTGACGCAAGCAAGTGTTGGTGTGCTTCTTCACGTGAAACAACGTATACAGAGATTATTACACGAGCAAGCGTTTCGTAGGACTTATATGAAACGGGTTTGAAATTTTGTATTGCCAGCGAGAGCGAGGGCAATACACACTTTTGCAGCAGTTCCGTATAAGTtgcgagtgtaataatttctttacgGTTTAATTTATTATATTCATGTACACTTGTCCAGTAAAACACGGCAAACAAGTGTGCCAGCCCTCTTTATTGGCGTCACATTCAACTgtttaatgacgtcacagacgacgaaatacagaaacaatttTTGCTATGCAAAAGTGACATGTGGACATGTGATATGATAATTATTATATGACATTAGTTGTGTTTCAACAGACAACGTATATTTGTAGGTCATTGTGAAGCCATACATACGAACATTTTGCGTGTTTTTCCTGgttaaatgtttttggtttatgggtttttttcatttgatCACATTTATACGAGACCCGGGAAAATCTAGTTTAGAGTTggcaaccaatgcttgtagtaagaggcgactgacgggacgactatggtcaggctcgctgttaTAGCATCTCGATTGCTTAGATGAAtactcattatgttgatcactggacagtTTGTTTCAGGTTCGATCATTTTCGACGGCCGTCATTTAGCTGGACACTTTCAAACAAATAAGCACACCTTTAATACttttgatactgaaattagAATACGAGATTGTAAAATCTTACCTTTAGCCTCTGAGCACACAGCTAGGAAGCCACTGTCTGTGACAAGCTTGAAATATGAGCGAACTCCAAACGTATCTCGACCAATGAAAACTTTCCTGTTGGCTGTGTCGAAAAGACAGAAGGCGAACACCCCATCCAGGTGGGCGGGAAAATCAAAACCATATTTGGCATATAGGTGAATGATTGGTTCTCCATCGCAGTCTGTGGTCAGGTGAAATCCATGCTGATTGGCTACCTTTTGGAAGATAAGTGTATTTGAAATTGCATCACAATCCTTTGCATACCATCGTGACGTCACCATTTATCCTAACGCCACAATGAAACGACTAACCTCACTACCCCTAAAACCTTTACATACTTGCAAACATAACACGTTCTGAGAATGATATTGGACACCAAACAGAATTGTTTATTTAGACAAAGGATAAAAAGATATCTAAAAATTTAAATtaattgaaaagaaaatatttcgaTGTAGGTGattaagtagtatagggaataggggttttggctcactttcaagaaatgtctctacaaagccttatttactaaataaggctttggttgggccattagctcttgctactattacccctactacaaaaaggttgggtgtctatgaaacagtttaccgtgtattggttggaggtaacactgtgccgtacggtacgatcaataattcttctcttacaaaccccctacccggcccacccctcaagtagtacaagttaggttcgtcggctttcatatccactttatctatgttgtaagttttgactgaccatataggatcggtggcccgcttacggctatcgccctcgtgttcccccggctggtatagatacctcactagggccctatctggtatctgtttctccttcccacgcaatggagcggctgactctgcaactattgattttagtttgatagcgtctgccggtttcttaccggtgagacgggtgacttcatggttgattgccgacaccaccttgggtaacctcgtgacccattcagtcgatcgttttccaggggtggccatctccctagcatactgatggccgaacaagcgctcagccaaagtcctattaaatctctcaactatggcttggctgcgatgggctccggctgtgccacgcctgacctttgtattgtgtttggctagcagttgtgacacggcacccatgaactcccgtccggggtcaacttgcagctctgttggccacgtcagcgggctgcgtttgtatatgcgttcgaatcctctggctacctgggccgaatctttcgtggtcaagggttcggcttccttgtaacgactggctacgtccactacggttaaggcatacttgtacctcttgtcgtggggtaggaacagtaggtctgcctggtgaacgctattaggtatgttaataccgaacctccttctaggcacgtagcgtggtgccggcaaatagatctgccacagggcttgtttttcaagccacgctttggcttcctccgggggtactcgcgctattttagctagcttatctactgcgctagctcctttccagtacccacgcgggctgtagtaaatagcctcaaattttttcatgtccatacgcgtatgtgtttatcccatcaatagctatccaacgtttcgtgtccataggcgacagggacgtcttgtttatagtcagtccgtatatcttatgtccatcacttctaagtgtgttcattttatgcctaaaggtacgggtcttgaacagggcttccttgaatctggcgtgtttgatgtgttgtttcaccacatacttcttaacccccttagccttccggatctcactattgtcggctttcagtatggagtacatcttaggtctcaaacctatgtactcggctatgggcgtgccagcacactcgtccttcatcttacctaggacctttttatttaccgtactgtgtatggcatgggtcttagggtagtcgctggtgtcgtataaatcgaggtgttttttcatgtcctcgtacacgtcctcggttcgaatctccatcagcagggaatccgtgtcagtgtacagcacttcacacctgtcaccgtactgtttcttgagctcgttgtagtaaaagtcgtacatcaggtgtttggataaatcgaggatgctcatccccacgtaaacaggccggttgaattttatgtggcttttcttcatgtgtagggcaaccaagttgtctgtgaatatcttactacggttgaatgccggactggctatcaatctcctgagcttgtcttcctcactcgaccgaaccagcttcacggtcacgcgtttcctcaggttctccatagtcttaccaaacaccgagttgttcatgagcttgtatagatttttctcaaaatcactggtggctttttttcgtaggtctgtgttcattctgatgtagggctccatccatgggctctggtcgaacatgagcaccctgtgtattttggtcagcctcatacccaacgaca encodes the following:
- the LOC137255691 gene encoding asparagine synthetase [glutamine-hydrolyzing]-like; amino-acid sequence: MCGIWAVFGSEEDVSMQCKMFHKVAHRGPDAFRIENINHFPNCCLGFHRLAIVDDVRGMQPMRLYTHPHIWMIYNGEIYNYKSVANQHGFHLTTDCDGEPIIHLYAKYGFDFPAHLDGVFAFCLFDTANRKVFIGRDTFGVRSYFKLVTDSGFLAVCSEAKGLIGVSDKPADIVPVAPGTVEQYDLDNNGRATFREVKQFHFIGDTPLYKTPVPPDSIGSDVSKNIRVLLDAAVKKRLMADRRIGCLLSGGLDSSLVTALMVKNAKEQKLSYPIQTFSVGMEGSTDIIAARKVARHLDTEHHEISFTCQEACNAIDEVIRHTETYDITTIRSSICLYLLSKYISEKTDTVVILSGEGSDELAQGYIYFHKAPSPEAADEESRRLLKDLHVYDVLRADRATAAWGLELRVPFLDHQFTSYYLSLPAEDRVPRKGMEKYLLRSAFDGMNLLPKDILWRPKEAFSDGVSPVKRPLFEVVQDFCGEQVSDEQLEQSASLFPFNTPRTKEAFYYRQVFEKYYPSKAAWIPYMWMPRWTDATDPSARTLCLYTEK